CGAAGATTTGGATCAACAAATAAAATTGAGACCTAATAATTTCTTACACGATAATGTAGACTGATATGATTTAACCAGCAAGATGGGAATATCAATTTTTAATTACAAACTTTAAATAAAATGGCATTAGAAAAACAAATCATGGAGGAAATGAAAGCCGCCATGAAAAGCAAAGATAAAACCGCACTCGAAGCTTTAAGAGCAATTAAATCCGCAATATTATTAGCCAAGACAGATGGGTCTGGCTCCGAACTAAGTGAAGCCGACGAAATTGCAATTCTTCAGAAGCAAATCAAAATGCGTAAAGATGCTGCTTCTCAATTTGCAGAACAAGGTAGAAACGAAATGGCAGAGAACGAATTGGCACAAGCAAGCGTTATTGAAAAATTCTTACCAGAGCAGCTTTCTACAGAAGATTTACTAGCTGAAATTGCTAAAATCGTTGAAGAAACAGGTGCTACTGAAATGAAAGACATGGGCAAAGTGATGAAGCTTGCCAATGAAAGATTAGCCGGAAAAGCCGACAGCAAAGCTATTGCCGATGCAGTAAAAAGCAAACTAGCAAAATAATCTTTTTTTAATCATAGTTTTTTTAACCTTGCAGAAACTGCAAGGTTTTTTTATATTGCAAAAAAAACGAAATGAAATTCAGTTTTAAACCTATTTTTTCATTGGCTTTGGGACTCGTGTTTTTACATAGCTGTGGCGAAAACGAAGATCCACACAACATAGATCGTGGTGCACTCTATGGAAACTGGAAGGTGATTTCCGCCCTTAAAAATAACGACAGCCTTTCGCTTGGTGCTTGCACTCCAACAATGAGCTTTAATAAAAAGAAATTTTACAAATTCACATACTGGGACGAAAATGATAGTCTTTGCATTAAGCCCCAAGAAATTTCAGGAAAATTTAAATTGAGGGAAAATAAACTTTTAACTCAAAAAAACGACTCTGCCGATTGGGTAGAAAACCCCGTAGCATATATAACTAAACAAAATATGGATATCCACTTAATACAAAATGATAGCTTGGATCAACCACAAAATTTTCATTTAAAACTTGAAAAATTAAATTGAACCTAGGCTTATTATAGAATGAAAAATCACTAAAAATCGTTTTTTCAATACTTGATTTTGCTAAAATGAGTTCCGTCAAAAAAAACACAATTACCTACAAAACAACACCTTAACCTATATTTCAGACAAATAAATTAGCTAATGAAACACTTAAAGTTTTGATAAATTAAATATTTCCTTATTTTTTAACAAAGATTTAATTTTTATCGGGATTTACGCTGATAATCGCACATTCGAAGGCTAAAATGGCTCAAAATCCAAATTATTTAGAATCTGTCTAAGGTTTTAAAAGAACTTCAACCTACCTTTGCGCCAGAAATAATAGAAAAAATAGAAAATCATGAAACGAAGATTTATTTTTACACTATTAGTTTTTATGAGCTTGCAATTATCTTTTGCCACAAGCACCTACAATGGGAATGGCGATGGCGATGACAAAAAGGTAGTAAAAGCTTCTTGGTATGGAAAAGAATTCCACGGGAAGAAAACAGCAAGCGGTGAAAAGTATGATATGAATGCCCTAACAGCGGCTCATAAGACTTTACCTTTCGGAACTAAAGTGAAGATTACAAATGTAAGAACAAACAAATCTGTAATTGTAAGAATTAATGACAGAGGTCCTTTTGTAAAAGGAAGAAAATTTGATTTAAGCAAAGCTGCTTTCCATCAAATTGCAGCAAAAGACCGAGGTGTAATTACAGTAAATTACGAAATTTTATAATCTTTGTAATCAATTAAAAAAATCAGCGGCGATTCTCTAAGAGAATCGCCGCTGTTGCATTTACTGCTATTTTATTTTTGCCTTTTAGTTTCCAAGAACGCTAAACTCTGCTCCACTAGCAAAATCTTGTCCGTTCTGCTCGTTCAATGCGGTGAATCTCAAGTAGCGTGCTTTGACTGGTTTTTCAAACAAAACTTTCTTCTCTTTGCTTGACTTGTCAAAAGTTCCCTTTGCAATTTCTTTCCAGTTCTGCGCATCGTCGCTCACAGAGACACTAAAATCTTTGATATTACCATTTGTGCCGTTTTGGCGCGGCAAATAAGTAAATCCTTTGATTTCTTGTGGTGCTCCCAAATCAAAATCAATCCAGTGTGGGTACTGTGCCACAGTCACAGAATACATAGTATGCCAAATGGTATTGGTGTCGCCATCTAACATATTTTCGGCTTCGCCCCCACCCGATTCTTGGCTACTTACATTCAACACTTTTAAGTTGAGTTTTTCAATTTTAGGGAATTTTACACTCACTTTTGAATTTTTATTGCCTTTGTACCAAGCGGCAATCACTCCACCATCTCTAAACTCAAATGGTTCTTGATAGCTTTGCACTTTTTTACCATTGATGCTATACTCTATTTTGCGATCTTTAGCAGCAGAAACAATGCTTAATTTTCCTTGCGCATCACGAGCAATGGAAATTGGCATTTCACCTGCTGGTGCTACATCTGCTATTTGAGATAAATCTTTGCCCGCAGGGCGAATGATGAATCCCATGCTGTATGGTTTTGCATACACGCGATCTTTGGCCAATGGCGCACCTTGTCCGCAGCTATTACCACCAAGCCCTGTAACCATGGCATCGATTCTTAAATGCACTCTTTTACTTTCTGGCAATTCATGTGGGTGTGGTGCCATAATCAAATCCATCGCTGAATATTCAAGCGCAGAACAAGACATAGGCTTATTTGGAATAAATACTGCCCCTTGCCCTTGATTATCTGTCAAGGCCAACCATCTTACATCTTCGTGATTACCCATATCTTGTGGTTTAGGGAAATTCACAAATTCATCTTTTACTTTGTTTTTGAAAATTTCAACAAAGGCTCCAGACATACGGTCGTTGTAGTTGTCTTGCGGGCCTCTACCATAATAAGTGAAATCATCGAATTTTTTAGGCAACTCCATTACATAGCCCAATCGTGGCAAAATTACATTTGGATTGTTTGAGCTAATGTTTGATTGCAATTCAATAGAACCGTCTTTATAAACCGTATAAATCTGATTGGTTACAAATTTGAAATCTGTATCATCAAATTTTCTATCGGTAAGCTCTTCTACGGTATTGTGTCCTGAGCTTGTTCCACCATGGATTTTAGCCGCATTTGGCGCTTGAGATTCTACAGTGAAATACAAGGTATAAGTTCCGTCTGCATTTTTCACCACATTGGTAGCGGTGGTTTTGTGTTTTAGATTATGCAAACCAAGCTCAAACCATTTTTGGTACCCCCAATTGTCATTATTTACAAAAGCACGGAGCGCATCCAATTTTGGTCCTTCTCCTGGCTCAATGATGGTTTGTCCTTTATAATTTAAGCTATATAAAGCCCCTGTTTTTAAATTAAATTCTGCAGTAAAATCATCTCCTTTGATAATTTGTAAATCTCCTTTTTTGCTGGCTTTAAGTGATTTTCCTTTAGCCACTTGAGAGATACTTGGTTTTTCCGCAGGTTTTTGCAATAAAATTTGCTCTTCGGCTTGCACATAGCCTTTTTTAGCCCAAGGCTTATCTTTGTTTAATTTAAATTGAATCTTTAAGAAATATTCAGAATTTTTATTGAAGAAAGAGGATATGTGCTTGCCTGGAAAATCTACTATTTTTTTCTCACGAGGTTTCACATCGCCCAAATCAATAATTCCTTGATAGGTTTCCCCTTCTGGTTTTCCATCTTTATAAAACTGATAAAACATTTGGTAATCAGACAAATCTTCAAAATAATTTTTATTGAAAATCTCTAATTTATTCCAACCACTAGCGTCTTTTACTTTTCTCACAGAGATATTCTGATATACTTTTTTCACTTCAAAATATTGTGGTTTTGGAGTCATATCGGCGAAAATAATTCCGTTTAGCACAAATTGTCCGTCGTTTGGTGTATCGCCAAAATCACCGCCATAAGCCATGTATGCTTTACCCGTTTTGGGGTCGTAATTTCTCATCGCTTGGTCAATCCAGTCCCAAATGGCACCCCCACATATAAAGTTTGAAGATTCTATCGCATTCCAATAATCTGCCAAGTTCCCGCAGGCATTTCCCATAGAGTGCGCATATTCTGAAATGTGGAAAGGATATTTAATATTATATTTTCCAGTTGCTGCACCGTAAGTCCACGCGATAGACGGATATTGATTTGAGCCCATATCTACAATGTCGTTGTTTCGCTCATACTGAACAGGGCGAGAAGTATCAAATGCCTTGATGCCTTGGTAGGCATATTCAAAGTTTTTCCCTGGACCTGCTTCGTTTCCTAACGACCAAATCACAATTGAAGGGTGATTGACATGCGCATGCACCATTTCCATCACACGACCTACATGGGCGTTTTTCCATTCTTTTGGATGAGAAAGCGAAGGTTTTCCATAATAGTATTCGTGAGACTCAATGTTGGCTTCATCTTCGAGATAAATTCCGTATTTGTTGCACAAGTAGTACCAATAAGGATCATCTGGATAGTGAGAATTACGCACATGATTGATGTTTGCGCGTTTCATCATTTTCACCTCGTTTTCCATTTGCTCGTGCGTAATGGCGTGCCCCAATTCAGGATTGGTCTCGTGGCGGTTTACGCCTTTGAATTTTACCGTTTTACCATTTACATAGAAATAGCGACCAGCCAAACCAAATTCATCATCTGCCGCCGCAGTTTCTTTGATTTCTACTTTTCTAAAGCCTACATGAGCCGAAACCATATCCACTACTTTGCCTTTTCTATCCTTTAGCTCAGCCACGAGCGTGTAGCGGTACGGAAGCTCAGCCGACCATTTATTAGGATTTTCTAAATTTATAGTCGCTGTGCTTATTTCAGTTTGATTTGATTTCAATTTTTGAAGTCCAGCTTGAGCTAAAACATTTGGCAATGGTTTGCTTTCGTCTGAGTACAATTTATTTTCAAATAATTTGTATTCAAGAGAATAGCCTTTAGCTGTTTTTCTATCTAAATTCCGGATTTCTGTTGAAATATTTAAGATTCCGTTTTGGTAATTTGCGTCCAAATCAGGAATTACATTCAAATCACGAATTTGCACTTTGGGGGTAGAACGCAAAGCCACAGTTCTGAAGATTCCTGGCAAGCGGAACATATCTTGCGCCTCCAAGAAAGACCCATCTGAGTTACGATACACTTCTACCGCAACGACATTATTTCCTTTTTTTACATAAGGCGTGATATCAAACGATGCGGTGTTTCTTGAGTTTTTAGAAAAACCTA
This Ornithobacterium rhinotracheale DNA region includes the following protein-coding sequences:
- a CDS encoding GatB/YqeY domain-containing protein, which encodes MALEKQIMEEMKAAMKSKDKTALEALRAIKSAILLAKTDGSGSELSEADEIAILQKQIKMRKDAASQFAEQGRNEMAENELAQASVIEKFLPEQLSTEDLLAEIAKIVEETGATEMKDMGKVMKLANERLAGKADSKAIADAVKSKLAK
- a CDS encoding lipocalin family protein → MKFSFKPIFSLALGLVFLHSCGENEDPHNIDRGALYGNWKVISALKNNDSLSLGACTPTMSFNKKKFYKFTYWDENDSLCIKPQEISGKFKLRENKLLTQKNDSADWVENPVAYITKQNMDIHLIQNDSLDQPQNFHLKLEKLN
- a CDS encoding septal ring lytic transglycosylase RlpA family protein, whose translation is MKRRFIFTLLVFMSLQLSFATSTYNGNGDGDDKKVVKASWYGKEFHGKKTASGEKYDMNALTAAHKTLPFGTKVKITNVRTNKSVIVRINDRGPFVKGRKFDLSKAAFHQIAAKDRGVITVNYEIL
- a CDS encoding glycoside hydrolase family 2 TIM barrel-domain containing protein, with protein sequence MDWNKKMGLMLGVLAQSFVFGQRVDLAGFAYGDKDAPTGKEWESVEELALNKEQPRAYFFSFASEDNARKVLPQYSKYWESLNGDWKFHWVKTPSERPVDFYKPDYNVANWDNIKVPSNWNMVGVQKDGSLKYGVPIYVNQPVIFQHKVAVDDWRGGVMRTPPKDWTTYVYRNEVGSYRRDFTIPSDWDGREIYIDFDGVDSFFYLWINGKYIGFSKNSRNTASFDITPYVKKGNNVVAVEVYRNSDGSFLEAQDMFRLPGIFRTVALRSTPKVQIRDLNVIPDLDANYQNGILNISTEIRNLDRKTAKGYSLEYKLFENKLYSDESKPLPNVLAQAGLQKLKSNQTEISTATINLENPNKWSAELPYRYTLVAELKDRKGKVVDMVSAHVGFRKVEIKETAAADDEFGLAGRYFYVNGKTVKFKGVNRHETNPELGHAITHEQMENEVKMMKRANINHVRNSHYPDDPYWYYLCNKYGIYLEDEANIESHEYYYGKPSLSHPKEWKNAHVGRVMEMVHAHVNHPSIVIWSLGNEAGPGKNFEYAYQGIKAFDTSRPVQYERNNDIVDMGSNQYPSIAWTYGAATGKYNIKYPFHISEYAHSMGNACGNLADYWNAIESSNFICGGAIWDWIDQAMRNYDPKTGKAYMAYGGDFGDTPNDGQFVLNGIIFADMTPKPQYFEVKKVYQNISVRKVKDASGWNKLEIFNKNYFEDLSDYQMFYQFYKDGKPEGETYQGIIDLGDVKPREKKIVDFPGKHISSFFNKNSEYFLKIQFKLNKDKPWAKKGYVQAEEQILLQKPAEKPSISQVAKGKSLKASKKGDLQIIKGDDFTAEFNLKTGALYSLNYKGQTIIEPGEGPKLDALRAFVNNDNWGYQKWFELGLHNLKHKTTATNVVKNADGTYTLYFTVESQAPNAAKIHGGTSSGHNTVEELTDRKFDDTDFKFVTNQIYTVYKDGSIELQSNISSNNPNVILPRLGYVMELPKKFDDFTYYGRGPQDNYNDRMSGAFVEIFKNKVKDEFVNFPKPQDMGNHEDVRWLALTDNQGQGAVFIPNKPMSCSALEYSAMDLIMAPHPHELPESKRVHLRIDAMVTGLGGNSCGQGAPLAKDRVYAKPYSMGFIIRPAGKDLSQIADVAPAGEMPISIARDAQGKLSIVSAAKDRKIEYSINGKKVQSYQEPFEFRDGGVIAAWYKGNKNSKVSVKFPKIEKLNLKVLNVSSQESGGGEAENMLDGDTNTIWHTMYSVTVAQYPHWIDFDLGAPQEIKGFTYLPRQNGTNGNIKDFSVSVSDDAQNWKEIAKGTFDKSSKEKKVLFEKPVKARYLRFTALNEQNGQDFASGAEFSVLGN